One Formosa sp. Hel3_A1_48 genomic window, TGATTGAAATCTTTCAAAAAGCGTACATAAAACAAAACAATTTGGCCGATGCTACCAGATGTTTGGTGCATCAGTTGTTTGGCAAGGATGGACTTGTTGTTGTTGATGGCGATGACGCACAACTCAAGCGCTTATTTTTGCCATGCTTGAAGAATGAACTTGAAGAAAAGTTAGTTTTTGATGAAGTTTCAAAAACTAATAAATTACTAAAAGATGTGGATTCAAATTTCAAAATTCAAGTCAACCCAAGGGCTTTAAATTTATTTTACATCACTAATAATTTGAGAGAACGCATTGAAGTAGATAACGGTATTTTTCGAGTTTTGAATACAACTTTGAGTTGGGATTTGGATGGGATTTTAAAAGAACTCGAAACTTACCCTGAACGTTTTTCACCCAATGTTTTAATGCGTCCGCTCTATCAAGAAACAATTTTACCAAACTTGTGTTATGTTGGCGGAGGTGGCGAACTTTCGTATTGGCTACAACTCAAATCTTGTTTTGAGCGATTTGAAGTTACTTTTCCTTTACTGATGCACCGTAGTTCTGTGCTTTTGATTTCAGAAAAGCAACACCAAAATCTAGAGAAATTAAATTTAACTGTAGCAGATTTATTTTTGTCATCAGATGATTTAACCAAAAAAATAACACTGAAACAAACTCAACATCCTGTTGATTTTTCAGAGCAAAAGAATCATCTTAAGAAACAATTCGAACAGCTTTACGCATTGGCAAAGCAAACCGATGGTTCTTTTTTAGGAGCAGTTGCAGCGCAGGAGAAAAAGCAACTTAAAGGACTCTCAAATTTGGAAAAACGCTTACTGAAAGCTGAAAAAAGAAAGCATAATAGACATATAGACAAAGCACTTTTGCTACAGTCTTCATTTTTTCCAAATGGAAATTTACAAGAACGTGTGTTGAACTTTTCTGCTTTTTATGCGATATATGGACATAATTTTATTCAAAAATTAAAAACAGAGCTGAATCCTTTTCAACAAGAGTTTACTGTAATTTCTTTATAAGTTTTTACAAAAAATTTATTCACAATTTAGAGATATATAGTACTTTTGGGCATGCAACACGATAAGGTATTAATTCTCGATTTTGGATCTCAATATACACAACTCATTGCACGCCGTGTAAGAGAGTTGAACATTTACTGTGAAATCCATCCCTACAACAAAATTCCAACCTCAATAGAGGCCTACAAAGCAGTCGTGCTTTCAGGCAGTCCACAGTCTGTACGTGGCGATGATGCGCTACACCCCGATTTGTCGAAAATCCGTGCAAAAAAACCGCTTTTAGCGGTCTGCTATGGAGCACAGTATTTGGCTCATTTTTCAGGAGGTAATGTAGCACCATCAAATACACGTGAATATGGCCGTGCAAATTTATCTTTTGTTCATGACAACGATCCTTTTTTTATGGGCATATCTATAGGCAGTCAAGTTTGGATGAGTCATAGTGATACCATCAAAACATTACCTACTAATGGTGTATTGTTGGCCAGCACTCATGATGTAGAGCATGCAGCTTATAAAATAGAGGGTGAAACGACATACGCCATACAATTCCATCCAGAAGTATATCATTCTACCGATGGAAAGCAATTGCTGCAAAACTTTTTAGTGGATATAGCAGGTCTAGAACAAGACTGGACACCTGATTCTTTTGTGGATGAGACTGTAGCTGATCTGAAAGTTAAATTACAAAAAGACAAAGTTGTTTTAGGGCTTTCTGGTGGTGTAGATTCAACTGTTGCAGCTATTTTATTGAACAAAGCAATAGGAGATAATCTGTATTGTATTTTTGTTAATAATGGATTACTGCGCAAAAATGAGTTCAGTAGCGTTCTCAAACAATACGAAGGAATGGGGCTGAATGTTAAAGGGGTTGATGCCTCGGCTCGTTTTTTAGATGCTTTGGCAGGAGTAGATGATCCAGAACTGAAACGCAAAGCCATTGGTAGAGTATTTATTGAAGTTTTTGATGACGAGGCCCATTTGATCAAAGATGTTAAATGGTTGGCTCAAGGCACAATTTACCCAGATGTTATTGAAAGTGTTTCAGCAACTGGGGGACCTAGTGCAACCATAAAAAGTCACCACAATGTCGGGGGCTTACCTGATTTCATGAAACTTAAAGTCGTAGAGCCGCTGAAAGCTTTATTTAAAGACGAGGTGCGTCGTGTTGGCGCTTCAATGGGAATAGATGCTCAATTGTTGGGACGTCATCCCTTTCCTGGACCTGGCTTAGCAATTCGGATTTTGGGCGATATTACCGCTGAAAAAGTCCGTATTTTGCAGGATGTTGATGCGATTTTCATCAATGGTTTACGCGAATGGGGGCTGTATGATAAAGTTTGGCAAGCAGGCGCAATGTTATTGCCTGTAAACAGTGTTGGTGTGATGGGTGATGAGCGGACCTATGAAAAATGTGTTGCTTTGCGAGCCGTTGAAAGCACTGATGGGATGACTGCAGATTGGGTTAATTTACCTTATGAGTTTTTACAAAAAACTTCCAATGATATCATCAACAAAGTAAAAGGAGTTAATAGAGTAGTATACGATATCAGCTCTAAGCCTCCAGCAACTATTGAATGGGAATAAGATTTGGATATTTTACAGTTACGCTGTAGTTTTATACATATTCTGTACTAAATGAATAACATGAAAAGATTTTTTTTAAGTGCTGTTTTGTTTTTTTGTGTCGCATCATTGACAGCTCAAGTCTTGCGTACGCATACCATTGACGCCAAGGATACTTTAGAAACAATTGCTCAGCGTTATGGAGTTTTACCAGAAGATATTTCGGCACTCAACCCAGGCATTGACGATATTCTTTCTGTAGGAAAAATCCTTGTCATTCCAAACCCAATTGAAAAAAAGACAAAAGAGACTAAAGAAATTCAAGAGTTGGTTTCTTATAAAGTCCACCGCGTTAAGCGCAAAGAAACCCTCTATAGAATTGCAGAGAAATATAAGACCTCGGTTGAGGACATTAAAAAACATAATCAACGCCTCTACAGTTCACCTCTTCAATTTAAAGATAAAATTTACATTCCCAAATACAAAACAAAAACTATCGCTGTAGTTCCAAAAGCAGTTCGTCGTTATACTGTTTTGCCGAAAGAGGGGAAGTGGCGTGTGGCTTATAAATTTGGCATTTCA contains:
- the guaA gene encoding glutamine-hydrolyzing GMP synthase, producing the protein MQHDKVLILDFGSQYTQLIARRVRELNIYCEIHPYNKIPTSIEAYKAVVLSGSPQSVRGDDALHPDLSKIRAKKPLLAVCYGAQYLAHFSGGNVAPSNTREYGRANLSFVHDNDPFFMGISIGSQVWMSHSDTIKTLPTNGVLLASTHDVEHAAYKIEGETTYAIQFHPEVYHSTDGKQLLQNFLVDIAGLEQDWTPDSFVDETVADLKVKLQKDKVVLGLSGGVDSTVAAILLNKAIGDNLYCIFVNNGLLRKNEFSSVLKQYEGMGLNVKGVDASARFLDALAGVDDPELKRKAIGRVFIEVFDDEAHLIKDVKWLAQGTIYPDVIESVSATGGPSATIKSHHNVGGLPDFMKLKVVEPLKALFKDEVRRVGASMGIDAQLLGRHPFPGPGLAIRILGDITAEKVRILQDVDAIFINGLREWGLYDKVWQAGAMLLPVNSVGVMGDERTYEKCVALRAVESTDGMTADWVNLPYEFLQKTSNDIINKVKGVNRVVYDISSKPPATIEWE
- the bshC gene encoding bacillithiol biosynthesis cysteine-adding enzyme BshC, which produces MATQQIPYAQTQTLSELVQQVLKGHPDVASFHGLPATLENFPTQMSVKSKHFSDEKRQILVESLDRQYKHLSPNVFTKSQINALKQASTFTVTTGHQLNLMGGPLYFLYKIISVINLAKVLKEKYPKHTFVPVFWMATEDHDFEEINHFYFREHRFEWQHQSQGPVGRLSIAELKNFFGQFSTHLGADENSKAVIEIFQKAYIKQNNLADATRCLVHQLFGKDGLVVVDGDDAQLKRLFLPCLKNELEEKLVFDEVSKTNKLLKDVDSNFKIQVNPRALNLFYITNNLRERIEVDNGIFRVLNTTLSWDLDGILKELETYPERFSPNVLMRPLYQETILPNLCYVGGGGELSYWLQLKSCFERFEVTFPLLMHRSSVLLISEKQHQNLEKLNLTVADLFLSSDDLTKKITLKQTQHPVDFSEQKNHLKKQFEQLYALAKQTDGSFLGAVAAQEKKQLKGLSNLEKRLLKAEKRKHNRHIDKALLLQSSFFPNGNLQERVLNFSAFYAIYGHNFIQKLKTELNPFQQEFTVISL